TTTTgtactaaaatatattataaggtcaataaattatttgatattttattatcaatttcttaaaataaaaaaagtaatttcCTGCAAAAGTCGGTTGATCAGgataaaattttatctttttaagaACTATAATTATTCATTTTATAAGTTATACTTTACACAAATCTAAGTATACAATTATTGATCaagctaaaaaataaaatatagagtAATATAACATGATCTATAGAATTTATCATTTTCGGTTTGACGCTTaaccaaaaatattatttttatacctaatatccaaaaaatatgGTATTAACTAAATCTTAAACTTTAAACTCTAAATTCTAGATCataagtataaaaataaagtcTCGATTCAAAGTATTGGCTAAcattaatacaaaaatattataccAAATATTTCTCTAATATGAGAACAagtttttatttgttaaaaaattctatttattattaattatttattacaaACGGGTatatattagaataaaaataattcgtaaatataaaaaatcgATCACCAATCCAACTATCatgtatatatttattatttttcaagattagtttaacaaaattaattaattatcagaataattaaacttaacaTAATACAATAATCAAACattttatgaaaatataattaacttttttttataaataccaaatatatatgaaaaatgagttatgctacgtgtacactaaaatcagccactaaaGTCAGTCAcggtataaaatatatgttggaatacaaatacacattgaaaataaattaaaccatacatatatttataaataaatatattggtggctgatttagtggttgattttaatgtacaaatagcatttttgataaaaaatactAGGAGATCAACACTTttaggagaaaaaaaagaaaaatggttaatattagtttaaattaaatgtaagtcaaaaaaatttatgtttttaatttaaactaatatatgtttttaatttttatagtgGCGAATGTGTCAAATATTCTATTTTATATCTTTGTAAATTTTCATTGTccaaaaagtaaaatttttgggtTTCCTTCTGTATTTCTTTAGTCCGgtaggcaaaaaaaaaaaaaaatccgcTGTAGATCGGAGTTCTATTTAAAGGTTTGTCACAGACTAATAGATTGCTATGTATACAACACGATATTTGAATCTTCGATCTGATACTTGTTTAAGCAGACTAGTGAGTTAAGCACTAGACAAATCCAACTTGGTTAGAacactattttttatatacttaAGCACTCATTAAACAGGAAAGTGAAGAAAATGTACAAATAAAAAGATCTAAGAACACTAATAGAACTTCATTGAATACCTCACAAATGATAATTCTTCTTACCACCAATACATTTCATAAGAAAAAAGTACACTTAACTtgtgcaaaagaaaaaaaaacatgcatAAATTCAAAATTACTAAACTATGATGGTGTAAGAAAGGGacatctaataataataataatgacaaACATAACATTAAAATCAACCAACATGGGACAAACTCATCATTGCACACCCCACTAAACATGGTTGGTTGGTTTGTTTATTTTTCAAGGATCGAATGGGGCTGGGCGATAATCATTTTGGAAATTATTAGCAGCATCCACAAATGAAAACACACCACCATCGATGATATTGTCCACTTGAGCTTGCTCTTCGTTGATGGTTGCTACTCCATTATTATTGCTACTAGCCCCTTCTTGCCCTTGAAGCTTGCTAATTTGCTTATCGACCTCCTTGATATTTTGATCAATGATCCATGCAAGATCATTGAGATCAATCATGGTGGCATTGTCAAGGGATTGATGGCCAGCTAAGGATTGAAACATGAGATTgttcatttctttctttctattctcattttttagtttttttagttGATCTTGGCCTTTTTGGATCCTTTGTCTCAAGAAGCTTTCTTGAGACATCATTTTCTTGCTTTGTTCTAATTCAGGCATCTCCTTAAATCTAGAGATCACTCGGTTCACCTCTGATGGTGACGGCCATACCTCTGGTCGTGGATCATCAGAGGTATAGATTATAGCACAAGCATCAACCCCGCAAAGAGTGCTAATTTCATCAACCTTTTTTATTAGaccactttttcttttccttagTGTTGCCCTCCTCTTTGAGTCATTTGTTATGTATTTGAGCTCCACTTTCTTTCTAGCCATAATGATGATATGGTAATCAGAAAGATGGAAATCAAGAATGAAAagtttttgatttttattgactCAATGTCTACTATTGCTCTATTTATGTTGTTTATATAGGATAAATTTTAGATATGCATACAAGTTGAATATCTTAGGTAGCATGTATGTGCATTATCACCATTGTACAAAAATTCCTGATTTAATTAGAGGGaatttaaaatagattttaattaAATGCATTGCCATATGTGGATGGTATAAAAAATCTAAATCTtttaatgttttgtaacaaataaaataaacgaaaatatttggtaataaaaaatattaatcaaaAACAGCTAAAACTTGTCTtgtttagtatttattaattgttaacaATTAATGTAtgctaaattaaataagataatttctgacttttttttatctttctacCATTATTGTAAAATAAACTTGGATAAAATACTGTTTTGGTCCCTAACATTTGGAGTGAATTCTATTTTGGTGTCTAACGTTTTAATCGTCCTCTTTTTATCCCAAAACGTTTAAAATGAAATCAATGTTATCCCACCGTCAAATCCCTCACTAACAACTAACATAATTAATATACTgctaataatatttttgttaaagttATGTTTGCTCAACCCTCTTATTCTACTACCTTCACCCTCTAAAAAGCTCAAATCCCATTTTTCTATTCCTTTCTTCCTCTCGCTTTTACACTATTAATTCTTCAAGAGGGGTATGAGGAGGAAGAAAAAGGGAGTAAGAGAATGGAGTTTGAACTTGTTGAGAGGGCGAAGGTAAACATAGGGGGTTGGGTAAATGTAGCTTTAACAAAAGTATTATTAATAGTACATCAGTTTCGCTAAATGTTAGTGAAGAAATATTTAACGGTGGGATAACATTGATGTCATTAAACATTTTGTGATAAAAATAAGacaattaaaaaattaggaTCCAAAATAAGATTAACCCCAAATATTGGGGATTAAAACAATACTTTATCTAATAAACTTTTAAAGCTTTACAATACAAGTCAATAAGGTGTACTGGTGTAGACTTTTAGTCAGAAACAACTAAtgtttatcaa
Above is a genomic segment from Arachis stenosperma cultivar V10309 chromosome 1, arast.V10309.gnm1.PFL2, whole genome shotgun sequence containing:
- the LOC130974615 gene encoding agamous-like MADS-box protein AGL80 codes for the protein MARKKVELKYITNDSKRRATLRKRKSGLIKKVDEISTLCGVDACAIIYTSDDPRPEVWPSPSEVNRVISRFKEMPELEQSKKMMSQESFLRQRIQKGQDQLKKLKNENRKKEMNNLMFQSLAGHQSLDNATMIDLNDLAWIIDQNIKEVDKQISKLQGQEGASSNNNGVATINEEQAQVDNIIDGGVFSFVDAANNFQNDYRPAPFDP